A stretch of the Nicotiana tabacum cultivar K326 chromosome 6, ASM71507v2, whole genome shotgun sequence genome encodes the following:
- the LOC107830697 gene encoding bidirectional sugar transporter SWEET12-like has product MAGISGHWAFAFGVLGNIVSFIVFLSPLPTFYKIYKKKSTEGYQSIPYVVALFSSMLWIYYAFLKTNTTLIITINSFGCFIETIYVGFYLFYAPKKARVQTVKMLLLSVVGGFGVIVLVTQFLFKGAARGQAVGWICLVFSLCLFVAPLGIVRKVIKTKSVEYMPLLLSVFLTLSAVMWFFYGLLVKDINIAIPNVLGFILGIFQMVLYIIYNKKEKAILKEQKLSEKIQNHVIIVDENNNQKLPELTEEQIIDIVKLGSLISSGKIHVASCLHNSTCGVEAAKVEKVPKLQTAEA; this is encoded by the exons GTAACATTGTCTCATTCATTGTGTTCCTTTCTCCTCT GCCCACGTTTTATAAAATTTACAAGAAGAAATCAACTGAAGGCTATCAATCGATTCCATATGTGGTTGCACTCTTTAGTTCCATGCTTTGGATTTATTATGCATTTCTCAAGACAAACACGACCCTTATCATCACCATAAACTCCTTTGGCTGCTTCATTGAAACTATCTACGTCGGTTTCTACCTTTTCTACGCACCAAAGAAAGCCAGG GTCCAAACTGTAAAGATGCTCTTATTATCAGTGGTGGGTGGCTTTGGCGTTATTGTCCTTGTTACCCAATTTCTATTCAAAGGTGCCGCTCGTGGTCAAGCAGTTGGATGGATTTGCCTTGTATTTTCCTTGTGTTTGTTTGTAGCACCCTTAGGCATTGTG AGAAAAGTAATAAAAACAAAGAGTGTGGAATACATGCCACTTCTCCTATCCGTTTTCCTCACATTAAGTGCTGTCATGTGGTTCTTCTATGGTCTTCTCGTAAAAGACATTAACATAGCT ATTCCAAACGTATTGGGATTCATCCTTGGAATTTTCCAAATGGTGCTCTATATAATATACAATAAAAAGGAGAAGGCCATTTTAAAGGAGCAGAAACTTTCAGAGAAGATACAAAACCATGTCATTATCGTAGATGAGAACAATAATCAGAAGCTTCCAGAACTTACAGAGGAACAGATTATTGACATTGTAAAGCTTGGTTCACTAATTTCCTCAGGAAAAATTCACGTGGCTTCGTGTCTGCATAATTCTACATGTGGAGTTGAAGCAGCTAAAGTTGAAAAGGTGCCCAAGCTGCAAACTGCCGAAGCCTAA